The Rhodopseudomonas palustris genome window below encodes:
- a CDS encoding UDP-N-acetylmuramoyl-L-alanyl-D-glutamate--2,6-diaminopimelate ligase — protein MKLRDLFSDDTAITAQAADLDAGGLAVDSRAVKPGDVFFALAGAKTDGARFVAAAIEAGAVAVAGDHPPAGELAVPFVRLSNPRRALALAAARLFPQQPQTIAAVTGTSGKTSVAAFTRQIWQRLGHASASIGTIGLVTPTRSVYGSLTTPDPIALHRSLDEIAREGVTHLALEASSHGLDQFRLDGVRVAAGGFTNLSRDHMDYHHDVAHYLAAKLRLFRDLVAASGAAVISADHDCSAQVIEAARARKLRLMTVGRNGDAGDGIRLIEAAVDGLAQRLKLEHAGRNYQVHLPLVGEFQIENALVAAGLVIGTGGDAAASFAALEHLEGAPGRLERVGARNGAPVFVDYAHKPDALAKSLQALRPYAKRKLVVVFGAGGDRDAGKRPLMGAIAAGHADAVIVTDDNPRSEDPAAIRAAILAAAPGAREIGDRAEAIRTAIGELQSGDALLIAGKGHETGQIVQGTVLPFSDHEAAAAALSASAA, from the coding sequence ATGAAGCTCCGCGACCTCTTCAGCGACGATACGGCGATCACGGCGCAGGCGGCCGATCTCGACGCCGGCGGCCTCGCCGTCGACAGCCGCGCGGTGAAGCCGGGCGACGTGTTCTTCGCGCTGGCCGGGGCGAAGACCGACGGCGCGCGCTTCGTCGCCGCTGCGATCGAGGCCGGCGCCGTCGCGGTGGCGGGCGATCATCCGCCCGCGGGCGAGCTTGCCGTGCCCTTCGTCCGCCTGAGCAATCCGCGCCGCGCGCTGGCGCTCGCCGCCGCGCGGTTGTTTCCGCAGCAGCCGCAGACCATCGCCGCGGTCACCGGCACCAGCGGCAAGACTTCGGTCGCAGCCTTCACGCGGCAGATCTGGCAGCGGCTCGGCCATGCCTCCGCGAGCATCGGCACCATCGGTCTCGTGACGCCGACGCGCAGCGTCTACGGCTCGCTGACCACGCCGGATCCGATCGCGCTGCATCGCTCGCTCGACGAAATCGCGCGCGAGGGCGTCACCCATCTGGCGCTCGAAGCCTCGTCGCACGGGCTCGATCAGTTCCGGCTCGACGGTGTCCGCGTCGCCGCTGGCGGCTTCACCAACCTGTCGCGCGACCACATGGATTATCATCACGACGTCGCGCATTATCTTGCGGCAAAGCTGAGGCTATTTCGCGACCTCGTCGCCGCAAGCGGCGCCGCGGTGATTTCCGCCGATCACGACTGCTCGGCGCAGGTGATCGAGGCCGCGCGGGCGCGAAAACTGCGGCTGATGACCGTCGGCCGCAACGGCGACGCCGGCGACGGCATCCGGCTGATCGAGGCCGCGGTCGACGGGCTCGCGCAACGGCTCAAGCTCGAACATGCCGGGCGCAACTACCAGGTCCATCTGCCGCTGGTCGGCGAATTTCAGATCGAGAACGCGCTGGTCGCAGCCGGGCTGGTGATCGGCACCGGCGGTGATGCGGCGGCGAGCTTCGCCGCGCTCGAACATCTCGAAGGCGCGCCGGGCCGGCTGGAGCGGGTCGGCGCGCGCAACGGCGCGCCGGTGTTCGTCGACTACGCGCACAAGCCCGATGCCTTGGCGAAGTCGCTGCAGGCGCTGCGGCCCTATGCGAAGCGCAAGCTCGTCGTGGTGTTCGGCGCCGGCGGCGACCGCGATGCCGGCAAGCGGCCGCTGATGGGCGCGATCGCGGCCGGGCACGCCGACGCCGTCATCGTCACCGACGACAATCCGCGCAGCGAAGACCCCGCGGCGATCCGCGCAGCCATCCTCGCAGCCGCGCCGGGCGCGCGCGAGATCGGCGATCGCGCCGAGGCGATCCGCACGGCGATCGGCGAATTGCAGTCGGGCGACGCGCTGCTGATCGCCGGCAAGGGCCACGAAACCGGGCAGATCGTGCAGGGCACGGTGCTGCCGTTCAGTGATCACGAAGCCGCCGCGGCGGCGCTGTCAGCGAGCGCGGCATGA
- a CDS encoding sensor histidine kinase: protein MHDELGLISEVLTTPLLEAELTGHEIGRNRVRVLRLLYKLLKDRCIGIQIWLADSLGDWTELRLAYWCPSLSNEYVEDVKGSICRVPKVTGESRFSSSHYTSEVLRCANYQFELVGITASHRHLIEMPNPIPKGSAKSTSSLSPLAWAIFALREPLTLAQSQAAKVLAFNFSILLEHGRIHRIVETTNACTQALHSSTSLEVALRECALQLANSCAAQAGGHVEFVNGVVSSLGFPDGCALTEKDKSDIHDLLLTKVFPIPALHELFTDVANGREFHSNPSLGNLLFIPILAPGISLITAPFSPLGGAEEELGRECETVTHAIFLIRKSSPNFLGVNFSATDRKLCRSVSRNLSNAAFSRFFEELFLSLNSYFSTVPLDSEIDLDDVFDRIRRIVPSASFLELYTVYRETSGQLTINPAQGSAAVPNGIVNEFIERESNDIFGCVSNNVEETIECACCVIEHERVALIFRISTNYVPLRFYVIEFGSSILEAFRFQLLKHFMRELFNLHRARDLSEQRSSLLAQIRHAVVDPLAAATNNIDVYQSYLNECGKDDESWSELRSDREFRELIPQAKYLNHQALLFIDTGRFLLSNLTYSNIKFEQYRPKDLIRTVRTAFNYGLRERGQSWSLKLVGDDRRYAVGDSLLLWMAMATLIDNAIKYGRRETPINVVINHLESEWSFSVENTGDYLDPSLREDIFRPFVRGHKADTGITRRQGTGIGLTVAQKVVQAHCATSSVHFTSKRKSDGKTASTRFWFTLPYRLASRADSSGDQVGLIGGDESPERSS from the coding sequence ATGCACGACGAGCTAGGTCTAATATCGGAAGTGTTGACTACGCCGCTCCTTGAAGCTGAGCTAACGGGACATGAGATCGGACGCAATCGTGTTCGTGTACTTCGGCTCCTATACAAACTGCTGAAGGATCGGTGTATTGGTATCCAAATTTGGTTGGCCGACTCACTTGGCGATTGGACAGAATTGCGTCTAGCGTACTGGTGTCCGTCGTTGTCAAATGAGTATGTTGAGGATGTGAAGGGTTCGATCTGCCGGGTGCCGAAAGTTACTGGTGAGAGTAGATTTTCATCTAGTCATTACACGTCTGAGGTCCTTCGTTGTGCAAATTATCAGTTTGAATTGGTTGGTATCACTGCGAGTCATCGGCATCTCATTGAGATGCCAAATCCGATCCCAAAGGGAAGTGCAAAATCGACGTCTTCGTTAAGCCCGCTGGCTTGGGCCATATTCGCGCTCCGCGAGCCATTGACGCTCGCCCAGTCGCAGGCGGCTAAAGTACTCGCGTTCAATTTTTCGATTCTCTTAGAGCACGGACGAATTCATCGCATTGTTGAGACTACAAATGCCTGCACTCAAGCGCTCCATAGCTCGACCTCTTTGGAGGTCGCTCTTCGTGAGTGCGCACTGCAGTTGGCAAATAGTTGCGCTGCTCAAGCAGGTGGACACGTAGAATTTGTCAATGGGGTTGTGAGTAGTCTTGGGTTTCCCGACGGCTGCGCACTTACCGAGAAAGATAAGTCTGATATCCATGACTTGCTGCTGACAAAGGTATTTCCAATACCAGCTCTACATGAGCTATTTACCGATGTGGCCAACGGAAGAGAATTCCATTCTAATCCCTCGCTTGGAAACTTACTCTTTATCCCAATTCTGGCGCCTGGCATTTCTCTCATTACGGCCCCTTTCTCTCCGCTTGGCGGTGCTGAGGAGGAGCTTGGCAGAGAATGTGAGACGGTTACTCACGCGATCTTCCTGATTCGAAAGTCCAGTCCAAATTTTCTTGGCGTCAATTTCAGTGCGACTGATCGAAAATTGTGTAGGAGCGTTTCCCGAAACCTGTCAAATGCGGCGTTCTCTCGGTTCTTTGAGGAGCTATTTCTCTCGCTAAATAGCTATTTTTCAACGGTTCCTTTGGATAGCGAGATTGACTTGGATGACGTGTTTGACCGCATTCGACGAATCGTGCCAAGCGCCTCGTTTCTTGAGCTGTATACCGTATATCGTGAAACATCAGGGCAGCTGACGATCAATCCGGCCCAAGGCAGCGCGGCAGTACCTAATGGAATTGTTAATGAATTTATTGAGAGGGAGTCGAATGATATATTTGGATGCGTATCAAACAACGTTGAGGAGACGATTGAATGTGCATGCTGTGTAATTGAGCATGAGCGTGTGGCGCTCATATTTCGAATAAGCACAAATTATGTGCCGCTACGATTCTATGTCATAGAGTTTGGTTCCTCGATTCTTGAGGCGTTCCGGTTTCAACTTCTCAAACATTTCATGCGCGAGTTGTTCAATTTACATCGCGCGCGTGATTTGTCAGAGCAGAGAAGTAGCTTGTTGGCGCAAATACGACACGCTGTCGTCGATCCGTTGGCCGCTGCAACTAACAATATTGATGTCTATCAGAGTTACCTTAATGAATGTGGGAAGGATGATGAATCGTGGAGCGAGTTGCGCTCTGATAGAGAGTTTCGAGAGCTAATACCGCAGGCGAAGTATCTTAATCATCAAGCGCTCCTATTCATCGATACGGGACGCTTTCTGCTGTCCAATCTTACTTATTCAAACATTAAGTTTGAGCAGTATCGTCCGAAGGACTTGATCAGAACGGTTCGAACTGCGTTCAATTATGGGCTTCGTGAGAGAGGGCAGTCTTGGTCTCTAAAACTGGTGGGCGACGACAGGCGCTACGCTGTCGGCGACAGTTTGCTTCTGTGGATGGCCATGGCAACTCTTATAGACAATGCGATCAAGTATGGACGTCGCGAAACGCCTATAAACGTAGTGATCAATCATTTGGAATCTGAATGGTCGTTTTCGGTCGAGAATACAGGGGACTATCTCGATCCGTCTCTTAGAGAAGACATATTTCGTCCTTTTGTGCGTGGACACAAAGCGGACACGGGAATAACACGGCGCCAAGGAACGGGTATCGGGTTGACAGTGGCGCAGAAAGTTGTCCAAGCGCACTGCGCGACCTCATCAGTGCATTTCACGTCAAAGCGGAAGAGTGATGGGAAGACTGCCTCAACAAGATTTTGGTTTACGCTTCCCTACAGATTGGCGAGTCGGGCTGATTCGTCGGGCGACCAAGTTGGATTGATTGGTGGGGATGAGTCGCCGGAAAGAAGTTCATGA
- a CDS encoding adenylate/guanylate cyclase domain-containing protein produces the protein MYGISSISQVKKRIDTFNKSDWQFCISDGQAVSRSVARDPFLSAFMNFRVVPDAIWGFDNAISAIRFIYGSVPVAEQSEETLCNPTEDTRKALDLAAGLAPHLLKNSRFLPNLEALSGLLSYVQHSSAYFDINLGVLCKDLTKSHELYWIGVEAIQLALLVEKEQLRDQGGAIYYDSNAQLQRISGLVHDYHAFRLPYWRSVPAIRVSEDVGSDEVERLRDIFADPLSFCPREADDEGRFEWPWQRCLVIGPSGEVRYRAIGTTSLTLDLRASTSAMELTDPPEQFSEFIDTVVGAARSIILEHGGFFDKETGDGVVGHFCTHRNVSETDKLDELPTEVVAVRSAIRIVKAIDELCLKYQRWLRHGMDRLGPAIGIHTGTAVWIIDEMQIRAIGSSVVGAARLCGCAASREIVISNKTFHAIEDHRAIVNVIEFHKKAVSFQEYGERLGTYAYSGMSYDHRGAAS, from the coding sequence ATGTATGGCATATCGTCTATCTCCCAGGTCAAGAAAAGGATTGACACGTTCAATAAGTCGGATTGGCAGTTTTGCATCTCAGATGGTCAGGCTGTATCTCGCTCGGTTGCTCGAGATCCGTTTCTGTCTGCCTTCATGAATTTCCGCGTAGTGCCGGACGCAATATGGGGGTTTGATAATGCGATCTCTGCAATCCGGTTCATTTACGGTTCCGTGCCGGTAGCGGAGCAGAGTGAAGAGACCTTATGTAATCCTACTGAGGATACTCGGAAAGCGCTCGATCTGGCGGCAGGACTCGCTCCGCACTTACTTAAGAATTCAAGGTTTCTGCCGAATCTGGAGGCGCTATCCGGTCTGCTCTCGTACGTTCAACATTCAAGCGCGTACTTCGATATCAATTTGGGTGTCTTGTGCAAGGATCTCACGAAAAGTCACGAGCTGTACTGGATTGGAGTCGAGGCGATTCAACTCGCATTGTTGGTCGAGAAGGAGCAGTTGCGAGATCAGGGGGGCGCCATCTACTACGATTCGAACGCGCAGCTGCAGAGAATTTCTGGGCTCGTTCATGACTACCACGCGTTTCGACTTCCATATTGGAGATCTGTGCCGGCAATTCGTGTTTCGGAGGATGTTGGATCTGACGAAGTTGAGCGTCTTCGAGACATTTTCGCCGATCCGCTGAGTTTTTGCCCTCGTGAGGCCGACGATGAGGGGCGGTTTGAGTGGCCATGGCAGAGGTGTCTTGTTATTGGGCCCTCAGGCGAGGTGCGATATCGTGCTATCGGAACGACGTCTCTGACGCTCGATCTTCGTGCGTCGACCTCGGCTATGGAGTTAACGGACCCGCCAGAGCAGTTTTCCGAGTTTATAGATACGGTAGTCGGAGCAGCGCGATCAATCATCCTGGAACATGGCGGGTTTTTTGACAAGGAAACGGGGGATGGTGTGGTTGGTCATTTCTGCACGCATCGAAACGTTTCAGAGACGGACAAGTTGGACGAGTTGCCAACTGAAGTAGTTGCGGTGAGGTCTGCTATTCGAATAGTTAAGGCAATTGACGAGTTGTGCCTTAAGTATCAACGGTGGTTGCGTCACGGGATGGATAGGCTCGGCCCCGCTATAGGAATCCATACTGGTACGGCTGTGTGGATCATTGATGAAATGCAGATCCGTGCAATTGGCTCGTCGGTTGTCGGTGCTGCCCGCCTTTGCGGGTGCGCGGCGTCACGAGAGATTGTGATCTCCAACAAGACGTTCCACGCGATTGAAGATCATCGTGCAATAGTCAATGTAATTGAATTCCATAAGAAGGCGGTTTCGTTTCAGGAGTATGGAGAGCGGCTTGGTACGTACGCGTACTCAGGCATGAGTTATGATCATAGAGGGGCAGCATCTTAG
- a CDS encoding DHA2 family efflux MFS transporter permease subunit, with protein MSASTTATAGAVPQAPAEHVPTSRLIAFLIMVFGMFMSILDIQIVSASLSEIQAGLSASSSEVSWVQTSYLIAEVIAIPLSGFLSRALGTRNLFAISAAGFTFASLMCGLTSSITEMIVWRAIQGFLGAGMIPTVFASAYTVFPRSKFNLVGPIIGLVATLAPTIGPTVGGYITDLMSWHWLFFINVVPGIGITIGVLMLVDFDEPHYELLDHFDWWGLGFMAGFLGSLEYVLEEGHRNDWFNDESILIFAVVCAVCAVGFFWRVLTAREPIVDIRAFTNRNFAFGCLFSFCVGIGLYGLTYIYPRYLAEVRGYSALMIGETMFVSGIAMFLSAPLVGRLMTLVDMRILIAIGLLLFAAGTWLMTGITRDYDFYELLWPQIFRGVGMMMAMVPVNNIALGTLPAERVKNASGLFNLTRNLGGALGLALINTILDGRTDFHISRLHDKVTWGNAQAVDFLNMLTQKFQGMGDASMMALKQFNQIVHRQAVTMSFGDAFFLLTIFYVGLSTLVVLVAKPANPAAAGDGH; from the coding sequence ATGTCGGCATCTACCACAGCGACCGCCGGAGCGGTGCCGCAGGCGCCGGCCGAACACGTGCCGACGAGCCGGCTGATCGCGTTCCTGATCATGGTGTTCGGGATGTTCATGTCGATCCTGGACATCCAGATCGTCTCGGCCTCGCTGTCCGAAATCCAGGCCGGCCTGTCGGCGTCATCGTCCGAGGTCTCCTGGGTGCAGACCTCGTATCTGATCGCCGAAGTGATCGCGATCCCGCTGTCCGGCTTCCTGTCGCGCGCGCTCGGCACGCGCAATCTGTTCGCGATCTCCGCGGCCGGCTTCACCTTCGCCAGCCTGATGTGCGGCCTGACCTCGTCGATCACCGAGATGATCGTGTGGCGGGCGATCCAGGGCTTTCTCGGCGCCGGCATGATCCCGACGGTGTTCGCCTCGGCGTATACGGTGTTTCCGCGCAGCAAATTCAACCTGGTCGGGCCGATCATCGGGCTGGTCGCGACGCTGGCGCCGACCATCGGCCCGACGGTCGGCGGCTACATCACCGATCTGATGTCTTGGCACTGGCTGTTCTTCATCAACGTCGTGCCCGGCATCGGCATCACCATCGGCGTGCTGATGCTGGTCGATTTCGACGAGCCGCATTACGAACTGCTCGATCATTTCGACTGGTGGGGGCTCGGCTTCATGGCGGGCTTCCTCGGCTCGCTCGAATACGTGCTGGAAGAGGGCCATCGCAACGACTGGTTCAACGACGAGTCGATCCTGATCTTCGCGGTGGTCTGCGCGGTCTGCGCCGTGGGGTTCTTCTGGCGGGTGCTGACCGCGCGCGAGCCGATCGTCGACATCCGCGCCTTCACCAACCGCAATTTCGCGTTCGGCTGCCTGTTCTCGTTCTGCGTCGGCATCGGCCTGTACGGCCTGACCTACATCTATCCGCGCTACCTCGCCGAAGTCCGCGGCTACAGCGCGCTGATGATCGGCGAGACCATGTTCGTCTCCGGCATCGCGATGTTTCTCTCGGCGCCGCTGGTCGGCCGGCTGATGACGCTGGTCGACATGCGCATCCTGATCGCGATCGGCCTCTTGCTGTTCGCCGCCGGCACCTGGCTGATGACCGGGATCACCCGCGACTACGACTTTTACGAACTGCTGTGGCCGCAGATCTTCCGCGGCGTCGGCATGATGATGGCGATGGTGCCGGTCAACAACATCGCGCTCGGCACGCTGCCGGCCGAGCGCGTCAAGAACGCCTCCGGCCTGTTCAACCTGACCCGCAATCTCGGCGGCGCGCTGGGGCTGGCGCTGATCAACACCATCCTCGACGGCCGCACCGATTTCCACATCTCGCGGCTGCACGACAAGGTGACGTGGGGCAACGCCCAGGCGGTCGACTTCCTCAACATGCTGACCCAGAAATTCCAGGGCATGGGCGACGCCTCGATGATGGCGCTGAAGCAGTTCAACCAGATCGTCCACCGCCAGGCCGTGACCATGAGCTTCGGCGACGCGTTCTTCCTGCTGACGATCTTTTACGTCGGCCTCAGCACGCTGGTGGTGCTGGTCGCCAAGCCTGCGAACCCGGCGGCGGCGGGGGATGGGCATTGA
- a CDS encoding penicillin-binding protein 2, which translates to MTEPSAPLVGHHVNWRQRLIRSLIYGRDVDRDAKARVRVGLAMLAFAGVYGVIAFKLTFIAVVGDSHGTRRTASQDAIATARPDMVDRNGTILATDVKSPSLFGEPRRIIDQDEAVELLTATLPDLETQEVRERLASKKGFVWLKREISPRQQADIKKLGVPGIGFLRENKRVYPTGTEVSHLIGLVNIDNQGIAGVEKWLDNNGLADLHRAGFASDRLQRPVELAVDIRVQHALRDELLKAKDKYKAKAASGLVSNVNTGEIVAMVSLPDFDPNNPREANDPDRINRLTTGVYEMGSTFKTLTLAMALDSGKATLNTMYDARGPLRYGKFAIHDTHPLGRAISLSEVFTFSSNVGAARIALAQGVEAHKAFLKKVGQLDRLRTELPESASPIVPKRWGELNTITISFGHGVAVAPLQAVMGINAMVNGGYLIPPTFLKRSEEDALKMAKRVVKKETSDKIRYLMRLNAEIGTARTADQIAKGYYIGGKTGTSEKVINGRYAKKQVLNSFTAVLPADNPQFQVLVMLDEPKALPETHGFITSGWNAVPTGGKVIERIAPLLGIEPRFDLPPPDRLILASSKPAQ; encoded by the coding sequence GTGACCGAACCGTCCGCCCCGCTCGTCGGCCACCACGTCAATTGGCGGCAGCGGCTGATCCGCAGCCTGATCTACGGCCGCGACGTCGATCGCGACGCCAAGGCGCGCGTCCGCGTCGGCCTGGCGATGCTGGCGTTTGCCGGGGTGTACGGCGTGATCGCGTTCAAGCTCACCTTCATCGCGGTGGTCGGCGACAGCCACGGCACGCGGCGCACCGCGTCGCAGGACGCGATCGCCACCGCGCGGCCCGACATGGTCGACCGCAACGGCACCATCCTGGCCACCGACGTCAAATCGCCGTCGCTGTTCGGCGAGCCGCGCCGGATCATCGATCAGGACGAGGCGGTCGAACTCCTGACCGCGACGCTACCCGACCTCGAGACCCAGGAGGTCCGCGAGCGGCTGGCCTCGAAGAAGGGCTTCGTGTGGCTGAAGCGCGAGATCTCGCCGCGGCAGCAGGCCGACATCAAGAAGCTCGGCGTTCCGGGCATCGGCTTCCTGCGCGAAAACAAGCGGGTGTATCCGACCGGGACCGAGGTGTCGCATCTGATCGGCCTCGTCAACATCGACAACCAGGGCATCGCCGGCGTCGAGAAATGGCTCGACAACAATGGCCTGGCCGATCTGCATCGCGCCGGCTTCGCCTCCGACCGGCTGCAGAGGCCGGTCGAACTCGCGGTCGACATCCGCGTCCAGCACGCGCTGCGCGATGAATTGCTCAAGGCGAAGGACAAGTACAAGGCCAAGGCGGCGTCGGGTCTGGTTTCCAACGTCAACACCGGCGAGATCGTGGCGATGGTGTCGCTGCCGGATTTCGACCCCAATAATCCGCGCGAGGCCAACGACCCCGACCGCATCAACCGGCTCACCACCGGCGTCTACGAGATGGGCTCGACCTTCAAGACGCTGACGCTGGCGATGGCGCTCGACAGCGGCAAGGCGACGCTGAACACGATGTACGACGCGCGCGGGCCGCTGCGCTACGGCAAGTTCGCGATCCACGACACCCATCCGCTCGGCCGCGCGATCTCGCTGTCGGAAGTGTTCACCTTCTCGTCCAACGTCGGTGCGGCGCGGATTGCGCTGGCGCAGGGCGTCGAGGCGCACAAGGCGTTTCTGAAGAAGGTCGGCCAGCTCGACCGGCTCCGCACCGAACTGCCGGAAAGCGCGTCGCCGATCGTGCCGAAGCGCTGGGGCGAACTCAACACCATCACCATCTCGTTCGGCCATGGCGTCGCGGTGGCGCCGTTGCAGGCGGTGATGGGCATCAACGCCATGGTCAATGGCGGCTATCTGATCCCGCCGACCTTCCTCAAGCGCAGCGAGGAAGACGCGCTGAAAATGGCCAAGCGCGTGGTCAAGAAGGAAACCAGCGACAAGATCCGCTATCTGATGCGGCTGAACGCCGAGATCGGCACCGCCAGGACCGCCGACCAGATCGCCAAGGGTTACTACATCGGCGGCAAGACCGGCACTTCCGAGAAGGTGATCAACGGCCGCTACGCCAAAAAACAGGTGCTGAACTCGTTCACAGCGGTGCTGCCTGCGGACAATCCGCAATTCCAGGTGCTGGTGATGCTCGACGAGCCGAAGGCGCTGCCGGAGACCCACGGCTTCATCACCTCGGGCTGGAACGCGGTGCCGACCGGTGGCAAGGTGATCGAGCGAATCGCGCCGCTGCTGGGGATCGAGCCGCGGTTCGATCTGCCGCCGCCCGACCGCCTCATTCTTGCGTCATCGAAGCCGGCCCAGTAG
- a CDS encoding N-acetylmuramoyl-L-alanine amidase: protein MLSGSFASAGSESKRRRAVPLPKGIVAMQTFTPDSSVVSDVIPSPNFGERNKGRQPDMIVLHYTGMPDVEGALTRLCKAGTEVSAHYVVLEDGRILQCVQESKRAWHAGVAKWAGEEDINSCSIGIEIINRGHDWGYPDYPLRQIAAVIALCRGIIIRRNVQPHRVLGHSDVAPARKKDPGEKFPWRALAASGVGHWVEPARIEAGAVLRHGAEGEQVQVMQQALADYGYGIAITGKFDHATFEVVTAFQRHFRPEKVDGIADGSTLATLHALLGGLSIDVRAAAALA from the coding sequence ATGTTGTCAGGTTCGTTCGCGTCTGCAGGTTCCGAGTCGAAGCGTCGACGTGCCGTCCCACTGCCCAAGGGCATCGTGGCCATGCAGACTTTTACACCCGATTCATCCGTGGTGTCCGACGTGATTCCGTCGCCGAATTTCGGCGAGCGGAACAAGGGCCGCCAGCCCGACATGATCGTGCTGCACTACACCGGGATGCCGGACGTCGAGGGCGCGTTGACCCGGCTGTGCAAGGCCGGCACCGAAGTGTCGGCGCATTACGTGGTGCTGGAGGACGGCCGGATCCTGCAATGCGTGCAGGAATCCAAGCGCGCCTGGCACGCCGGCGTGGCGAAATGGGCCGGCGAGGAGGACATCAACTCCTGCTCGATCGGCATCGAGATCATCAATCGCGGCCATGATTGGGGTTATCCGGACTATCCGCTCCGCCAGATCGCTGCTGTGATCGCGCTGTGCCGCGGCATCATCATCCGCCGCAACGTTCAGCCGCACCGCGTGCTCGGACATTCCGACGTGGCCCCCGCGCGCAAGAAGGACCCCGGCGAGAAATTTCCGTGGCGGGCGCTCGCCGCCTCCGGAGTCGGTCACTGGGTCGAGCCGGCGCGGATCGAAGCCGGCGCGGTGTTGCGGCACGGCGCCGAAGGCGAACAGGTTCAGGTGATGCAGCAGGCGCTGGCCGATTACGGCTACGGCATCGCGATCACCGGCAAATTCGATCACGCCACCTTCGAGGTCGTCACCGCCTTCCAGCGCCACTTCCGGCCCGAAAAGGTCGACGGCATCGCCGACGGCTCGACGCTGGCGACGCTGCACGCGCTGCTCGGGGGCCTGTCGATCGACGTCCGGGCGGCCGCTGCGCTGGCCTGA
- the rsmH gene encoding 16S rRNA (cytosine(1402)-N(4))-methyltransferase RsmH, whose translation MSELRPRHIPVLGPEAVALLAPHDGGVYVDGTFGAGGYTRLILQAADTRVIAIDRDRSAIAGGFDLVQSADGRLTLVEDRFSNLVEVCEAQGEPAVDGVVMDIGVSSMQVDQADRGFSFRQDGPLDMRMGTDGPSAADVVAQASEADLANIIYIFGEEKFSRHIARAIIAARKEAPIATTRALAEIVGSVVRSKPGQIHPATRTFQALRIFVNEELDELYQALAAAERVLKPGGRLAVVTFHSLEDRIVKTFLTERSRVGGGSRHLPEPTQAAPSFTVLTKRPIIAGDAEVAANPRARSAKLRGGERTAAPAHRPDDLPGWPTLASVMKAGVMRAGR comes from the coding sequence ATGAGCGAATTGCGGCCGCGCCACATCCCCGTGCTGGGACCCGAAGCCGTCGCGCTGCTCGCGCCGCACGACGGCGGGGTCTATGTCGACGGCACCTTCGGCGCCGGCGGTTACACCCGGCTGATCCTGCAGGCCGCCGACACGCGAGTGATCGCGATCGACCGCGACCGCAGCGCCATCGCCGGCGGATTCGATCTGGTGCAGAGCGCGGACGGGCGGCTGACGCTGGTCGAGGATCGCTTCTCCAATCTGGTCGAGGTCTGCGAGGCGCAAGGCGAGCCCGCCGTCGACGGCGTGGTGATGGATATCGGCGTGTCGTCGATGCAGGTCGATCAGGCCGACCGCGGCTTCTCGTTCCGGCAGGACGGGCCGCTCGACATGCGGATGGGCACCGACGGGCCGAGCGCCGCCGACGTGGTCGCGCAGGCTTCGGAGGCCGACCTCGCCAACATCATCTACATCTTCGGCGAGGAGAAATTCTCGCGCCACATCGCCCGCGCCATCATCGCCGCCCGCAAGGAGGCGCCGATCGCCACCACCAGGGCGCTGGCCGAGATCGTCGGCAGCGTGGTGCGCAGCAAGCCCGGCCAGATCCACCCGGCGACGCGGACGTTCCAGGCGCTGCGGATCTTCGTCAACGAAGAGCTCGACGAATTGTATCAGGCGCTGGCGGCGGCGGAGCGGGTGCTGAAGCCGGGCGGGCGGCTCGCGGTGGTGACGTTCCATTCGCTGGAGGACCGCATCGTCAAGACCTTCCTGACCGAGCGCAGCCGCGTCGGCGGCGGCTCGCGGCATCTGCCCGAACCGACGCAGGCGGCGCCGAGCTTCACCGTGCTGACCAAGCGCCCGATCATCGCCGGCGACGCCGAGGTCGCCGCCAATCCGCGGGCGCGCTCGGCCAAGCTGCGCGGCGGCGAGCGCACCGCGGCGCCGGCGCACCGGCCCGACGATCTGCCGGGCTGGCCGACGCTCGCCAGTGTGATGAAGGCAGGCGTGATGAGGGCCGGCCGATGA
- the ftsL gene encoding cell division protein FtsL produces MRLIHVVVIGMLVFAAAYVYRIKMDSTVRTEKVLQLHAEVRREREAIAQLRAEWAKLDAPGRLQGIAERHLKLKPIAARQFDRLKNLPARPPSIVNPNDPDPIASMIEKVDPDIVTGALPAREAAQ; encoded by the coding sequence ATGCGCCTCATTCATGTCGTGGTGATCGGAATGCTGGTGTTCGCCGCGGCCTATGTCTACCGGATCAAGATGGATTCGACCGTGCGCACCGAGAAGGTGCTGCAGCTCCATGCCGAAGTGCGCAGGGAGCGCGAGGCGATCGCGCAGCTCCGCGCCGAATGGGCCAAGCTCGACGCGCCGGGCCGGCTGCAAGGCATCGCCGAGCGCCATCTCAAGCTGAAGCCGATCGCGGCGCGCCAGTTCGACCGGCTGAAGAACCTGCCGGCCCGGCCGCCGAGCATCGTCAATCCGAACGACCCCGACCCGATCGCCTCGATGATCGAGAAGGTCGACCCCGACATCGTCACCGGCGCGCTGCCGGCCAGGGAGGCCGCGCAGTGA